The Larimichthys crocea isolate SSNF chromosome XXI, L_crocea_2.0, whole genome shotgun sequence genomic sequence GTGGCTTTCACTAGTGGCGCCTAAAACCTCAATCCCTGATTAATCTTTGAGTTAAAAATAGAGCAGCCTGTTTCACCTTGACTACAGGATAATACTGACTACTCTAGTGATAAAGGATTTACACCCTGGGATTAGAGAAGGTTTGTTTAATAAACAGTGGGGACATGATTCAAAGATCCCCAATCAAAAACAACAGGAATTACATAAAAACTGGTTTATTAAAATTAGATTAACACATACTAACATCAAATAAGGCAAAATAAACCACCAGGTTTGTTCCTTTGTGTGGGAATAACATTTCCAACAAAGCtgttactgcatgtcattctaTAAATGGTACATATGTACAGATCAAAGCAAACTTGCCATGGGAGGCAGCTATAAAGGTTCGTTCATTCTTTCTGCAAATGACTTACGAAGGCCACGTAGATTAACAGACTCAATCCTGATTAATGCAATACTGTGCATGTCATGGTTGGCTTACGTGCCACTGTAAACCATTTAACTGGCTGCCAACACAAACTGATGGAGACTTCATCCTCTTTCTCCATTTGTGAGCTCAATCAGTGTTCAACATCAGCGAAGTGATTTCTCTTTTCAAGTGTCCTTTTTAGCTGCACAGTTCTATCATGTCACAAGGGCCTTTCTTGGCAGGTCCTCTGAGACCTGGTCTTCCCTTAAACGCGCCTCTTTCACTGACGAGCTCTGGCAAAGGCGTCACGCAGCCACAGAGAGTCCTCATACAGCCTCGGGTCTCCCATAAACTCAGCTGTACGTTTGTAGAAGTAGTAATACAACACTGCCGCTGTTAACAGAAAGAAGTATAGTTACTCAATGGCCACAGAGACTACGGAAAACAGATCAGTGGTGAAAATGTACCTCTGAATTAATTCACCAATTACCTGttctctggaaaacaaaaagagcttGAAGACCATCTGTCCAAACGAAGCGGTTTGACTCGAGCCATCTCAGGTTCTAGAATAAGAAACACTTTTCAGGTtgtacagataaaaacataatcacTCTGATTTATGATTCTATCAATATTTCTCTTGGATACATGTTTAAATGCATCAGCTTTCATTTAGTGTTTATACACTAAGTCGACATGTAGGTGTCTGTGATGGTGTGACGAAGCCATACCAACACCCAGCAGTGGAGGCAGATGCTGAGGGTCAGGTAAAGAGCTGAGACCATCAGCAGAGCCCTGAATCTCTCCAGCAGCAGGGACACCAGGCCAACCTGGAACACGTATGTGTTGAACATCATCAGCAGAATGATGATCACGCTGAACAGGATGGCGATGTCCTGGATGctgcagacacaaagtaagccggtttattttttaacatttcacctTTCTAATGCAGTGTGTGCGTCATATCACTTATCAACGCAGCAGtgaagtaagagagagagaggacactgTGCAAGACAgatgtgttatttttctttcaacaaACATAATATAGAGAAAAACCCTGCCAAACAGACTACCCACTGAATAAAAGTGGTTTTAAgtatttcaaataattaaagtGCAGCAATGTGGAGTGTTATTGATTGTGGGAATTACTGCAAGAACAGAACAGCAAATTAATTTCCAAATACAACCTAAAGGATGATAAAATGGTTCATAAGCATCTGAATAATGTAAATACGTCTGGTTGGctgattttattaatttaagGGATTTGTTTATTAATCGTCAATATACACAAAAGGCACGAGGTATGTTATTGGAGTAACTATTATTTTCAGccttaaacattttgttttattttatttctcccaAATAAGAGCCACAACTAATTATCGTTTCAGAATTGACGTCTTAACCTCTTGGACTTCTCTTGGATCAAGCATGAATCAATAGGTTGAtcatttaatttagaaaataccaagaacaataagaaaaggtttgcaatgcatgtgtgtgtgtaatatgaCATATTTCATTGTCATGTATAATTCAGCGACTTACATGAAAAGCACTAGCTGGATGACAGGCGCTCCTCTCAGGAGTTCACTGAAGGAGTTGACGAAGAGGTCGTAGGCCAACAGTGTCAGCTGGATCAGCAGCACCAGGGAGTAGTTACTGGTCTGAAGCATCTTCAAGGATGCGAGCTTCAGTCTATTCTCCTCACTtgcagatatttttctttaactgCGAAACATAGGTAACTTGATGGTGACAGTGTTTGGTGTAGATTCACCGCCTACATACTTTAGTAAGAAAACACTAGCTTGTCCATTCACATAGTCACAAGACACTGGTGGCTTTTCTACAGCATTGGGTTTGTCCCTCTGTCCAAACACATCCTGCTTGTTGTCCTCGGAGGGAAGTAAGTTGGTGTTTTCATATCCTGCATGTTGTTGACATCTTGGATGTGGATGGTCGCCTCCTCTGCTGCCTTTCCTGTGAGACAGACATGGTTAGTAGCAGTAACTCATATCTTCACCTTGGTACCATCTCTATCAGTAAATATATGAAGATGCTCAGGCTGTTGCACAGGCAAGCATGGAAAGGTAAAGTCTGGGATTTATTTTACCTACGCGGATACCAACGTGTTTTGTTtagttgttgttatttgttgtgATATACACTCCCTTTCTTTTTACGCATCTACTCCACATAAGACGGCAGCCTAACGTTGTGCAACGATGGTTGAAGATAATCCGGTAGACGGATAATTGAATTAGACCAGTGTTTCCACAACAAATTACTCGGTGACCGGCTCGGCTCTGATTTTAACTTCGAGGAACTCACAGACACTCACAGTTACGTTAAACATCACAGCATTGTTTGACCACTCATACGTCAAGCTTCACAAACAACTATGTACACAACAACTACTTACCCGAAAAAAGAAAACGTGTGAAGGATGAAAACAGCTCACTCGAAGACGAGGAAAAGCACTAAATCGCTCATATTCCCACTTTAATCGACAAACACTGCTCACCCACTGCTGCTTTTCAGCGGTAACGTATGTATTTCCGTAAGTTCCATGGTAACGCTGTTTCTTACCGTAATAACCAACGTATAGGTGCTTGGAATGTTCCTCAAACTACGCTGTAAAAAGacccacgtgtgtgtgtgggtgtacgCGTGCAATGccagatttaaaataaatccaaaatgtttagtggaaaagaaaatgtgttcgGTGAGTTGTGAAAAGTAGGCCAGAAGGGCATTTTGGTGGCTTctgtttaaataatatattttaaaaaatatggtgtgtgtgtgtgtgtatccttaAATATCTTCAAAATCAAAATTTAATTTGCTGTATTTATGCCTCAAGCACAAACCCACAAAACTCAtcagtttattcattttgagGACAAAAGGACTGAGTCTTACGGAAGCTGCTCGGTGCCTCTTTAAGGCAAAAAATTATGGATCTTCTACTACATTATGTGGCTCATGGAACTAGCACACTAGAGACTTCCACTTAAATTGATTATTGAGTGTTAAGACGGTGAAATGCATTTAGAGAGACACAGCAATATTATGTGCAATATATTGATTTAGaattcacatttacacacttaGGAATGGCAAAactgtcaggtggatggattatctaAACTTTTTGTGTGCCTCATTGAAAAAAATGGAGCTTAAATATTTCTGAGTAACGCCTGCACACCTTACTTTCTATATGGTTTAAGTAATCAGCTGCCTTGTCATTAGCTGCGAGCTCTTGTGAGCTCCCAGGTggaattaaatgttaataactGCCCAGGGAACAATCAAACTTAAGTGATTAGGACACCTCCCTCAAGCAGCCAAGGAAAaactcccccccaaaaaagaaaaaattacgGGTGAAAGTTGCGTGGTCTACATCAATCATTACGGTAGACTCCGATGGCAGGCGGCCGTCACTGCCACCCAGCGGCTGAGCTCAGTGACGGCTCTTTTTTTGACTGGAGCGATCAAAGGTAGTGGACACCTGAGTCCGGCACACCGTGGGTGAGTGACATTTATACAACCTCGATGAATGCATGTAAAACAGAGTAACTCCAGTCGTTTAGATACATTAaatgcatgtttacattttatataaactaACGTgactgttgtgtttcttttcctctctatTAATAAATGTGCATTAGTTCAGTATCTTGGTTTTGGTTATCTCAGCGAGACACATTGCTTCATAATTGCTCGTATGTAAGCCGTTTTATTCAGCGTAGACAGCCAAACCTGGTCTTagtcaaacatttttcatccaCCCTGTTGATTTTTGTCGCTAATGTGCTTGACATATTGTCTGTTAAACCTGTTTTTATCAGCAGCtatgtcagtgttttcaagCAACATATGTTCAAAGCTCACCTCCACAGTCCCAGTTTTTGTAAGAGCTTGTGTGACAGAAAgtgtagtttgactgacaggtttAGTAGTTTAGGACATGCTGTCACCTTCACTGAATTTGAACACTCCACTTTGCACTTCACACACCGACTTACTGCTAAACAGTGTGTTGCTGCAGGTGTTTGAGTTTATTTGACTTTTGGCGTGGCTGTTTGGCTTTTTGGGAGTTTGCTTTGAAATCCAAAATCCTTAACATGCAATGTTTACATAAGCCTCTTGTATTGGATACCAGCATATCTCATGTGGTGTGAGGAAGTTTTAATCATATATCATCAGCGAGATGATTTACCAGCCACTATCAGCACATACTTTTATAAGTACTGTTTTTATGCCCTCATAGATAGCACGACTGGAGAGATAGGAGTGAGAGGTAATATTATTTAACAGTGACGCAGACCTCAATTCAGTGTGTGCCTTTAGAAACAATTCAAATGACACCAtttatgatttatatatttatatgttccTCCTGTATATTGTAATCTAACCTGACGATTGATTATGTCATAAATCACTGCTGAATGGATGTTCAAGGAGATACCAAGGGAAAAAGAATTAGCTCGCAATTGTGGTATTCTGTCAatgcaaacacactgcaaatGCTTTATTTGCATCTCCTCTACTACTGCTTATTTACCCTCCCTTCAGAGCAAATGTTCTCACATGACAccatcctgtttttttattgactaCACATCCTGGTAGACAGTCATGATTAAAAGTGGAAGTTTACCTCGTCTAAATCAATAGTGAGTACGACTGGTTTTGTCAAgtatttggtttattttgcCTCGGGATGTTACCattgtataaatatgtaaaataacatGCCCTCACACCGGATTCCACAAACAGTTATCAACTATTATAAACACGTCTGACACCAGATCACAGCAGCTGTAGATAATGTGCAGAGTCACAGCTTAGTTTGTTTTGCGCCTCATGTTTGACAAGGGAGGACCTGCAGAGCTGGCTTCTCACAGTATCACGCAGCATTAAGtgtctttttattcattctggGTCATCAAGAAATTCCAAATAAATGACTGATTATGCCTCAGTATGTCTGTATCCAGTAGTAAATAACTTTAACACTGTAAGAATACCTCCCCTTAACTACTAATTTTTCACTTAACTGCTTAATCGTTTAGCTAGgtgtcagaaatgtttttaaaaatgactccatggtgacatatttaaatatcttaCTTTAGAGATAGTTAAGTCTGCAAAGAAAATCATGAAATCCTCTCCGGAAAATAGTCAGCCATGGTCAGTTTTTCACTATTCCTGGTTGAAAAGTGACCGAAATTATTGATTGATGTTATTGATTAACTAATAGATACATTATCTACCACTCAtgactcaaagaaaaacagataacaCAGATAAAATCAAGTTTTATCAACTAAGGAGGTCAACATGGGTGTGTATATAGCCAGTTCCTCATAGATACATTCACTAACTCCTTACCCATCTTCTTCTGTGCAGTCATGTTGAAGTGGCTGAATGATGGTGAAGTGCTGGTGGCTCAAGGCAGCGGTGAGGCGGTACCAGCGAGCCCCAGACCGCGGGGCTTATCAGCTGGGAGCCCCATGCCGGGCCGGGGACGTAGTCCACAGTCTTCACCCAGCTCCAGAGAATCTGTGCCAGGAAGCCCGCACTCAGAGACCATGGGCAAGGCGAAGGAGCTGTTTGTACTGTGTGACAAAGAGGGGAAAGGGTTCATCACAAAGCGGGATATGCAGGTGAGCAGCTGATGTGATAGAATAACAAAATTCAGGCTGATTGTAGAGTCTTGAGTTTTCCATCTTCTTGTTGTCAGAGGTTACAAGGGGAGTTGCCGCTGTCCCCTGAACAGCTGGAGACGGTGTTTGAGAGTCTAGACAGGGAGAGCAATGGATTCCTCACTGCTGCTGAGTTCAACACAGGACTCGGTGAGTGTagtgttttaaatgatttgagATGACTGCTCACAGTGATGTGAAGGGAGAAAAATActattcattcacattcaacaTCTGCCATCTTCTTTAAACTGAATCTACTGTGCCTTTCTCTGTCTATGGTTCAGGTGAGTTGATGGAGCTGGACGACACGACTGAGCTGAGtcaagaagaagcagaagaggatATTGACAGGTTGGACTGGCCCCAGGACCCAGCTGAAGTTAGATTTGTAAACATACTGATGGAGCTGGGCGCTGACAAACTATTCAAAGAGTAAGATAATGATCATACAGTAGCATATCTACACTTAATTGCTGGTTTATGAGGTACACATAGTCAAAGCTAATGCAGtgagaggtgtttctgttatttagcCTACCTTCATTGATATAAATGgataaaataatagaaacatgtCAGAATAATGCACAACCAACAAAATGACAAAGGTTGAATCAACATTTCCCTGAAACAACTTCAACTAAAACTGAAGGCAACCTAAGTGGGATATATTGCAGAGCTTTTCTGTACTAGGCTTTTTGTACTAATAACTTAATATatgcatatttttaaatattagcGCATGGAGGAGCTATATTTTcctaaaaacatcagaaactaGTTTAAGAAGCACTTATAATTGAACTGCTGAGGTTTTATCTGTTTAGCACACACATGAAATTCATGTCACACACCTCTTCTCTTAACTCTTGTAAATTGACTGAAGACAAGAAAATCATCACAGTTTCATCAGAgcgtttgatggtttttgtgactgcaTTTGACGACACATTTAAATTCTTGATATTTTCAAGACTGACTGACATTCATGTCCttaagtaatgatggactgttgtttttccttttttattttattttagcataTTATAGCATATAATATGAATTACTCCAGTAGTCAAATAGAGATATTTATTGTatgccaacactacctctgaacaaAACAGCTGATGGTCTCttcagttttgatgtcttcagtgttaatctaaaATTTagaatgtaacaaaaataaagaaaatctaatGATCTAATGAGAATGTGTTAAAATTTTCGACTGGTACGGTTTATTTATCGTACATATGTTTACATTCTActccttaaaacaaaaaaacataaggtggtaaaaaacaaatttcTCAAGCGAACAATGCAAATCTTAAAGGAATCTTACTTTGTGCAGATGTCAATAAAGATGCCTGATGTTGTGATGTTGAGTTTAGATGTCTGCACTCATTTTAACAGGTGTGTGTCGTGTTGTGTGTCAGTCAGCAGGAGTTATGTTCACTGTGGTGTGAACTCCAGAGGGACAGACCGGAGCTGCTCAGTGTCCTGGAAGGCATCCTGATCCATGCAGTGTCCTATTTACAGGACtccatcagagagagagatagctTGGAACAAGCTCTACGCAGGTCCCATCTTTCTTCCATTGTCCTCTGCATGTGAACAACGATAAACATTAATTATGCCCCAATTTAACTGTGAGTATTCAAAGTTTTCTGAAATCACTCAGCTCAGATTTCTTTCCCCCGTCTCAGACGAGAGAGTGAACATGATCACGTTGTTCGGTCCATATATGAAGAAATGGAAAGCCAAAtccgagaggagagagagaaacacctGGCTCAGGTACAGATGTGTGCTGTTTAGTCCAGCCTTTATGCTATTTAATAAAAGTGTCCATCATAATAgcatttaattaatatattgTGAAATCAAGGACAGTAttagacagaaggagagaggaaagcaacttgaggaggagctgaagatTCGGGAGCAGGAGTTGGAGAACACATTGACAAAACAGAAGGAGGTAGGCATCCAAATAAcactaacatactgtatatctctgAAGAGAGTGTGTTTTGGCTTAATGAATGAATCAACGGGACCTGTCTTTGTTCTAAGCTGGAGACCAAAATCCAACAGTTGCACTATGAACAGTCAAACATAAAGAGccagaaccagcagctgcagagcCTCAACATCCAGTTACAGGAGCAggtggagagcagcagagagcagctgcaggCCGCCCTCGGTCAGCTCAGCGTGCTGGAGCTCGACGCTGCCCAAGAACAAGTGGCCAGACAGAGGCGAGTGACTAACAACACACACTACATGCTGTCAATGCCCCAACAGATACCAGATATCAAAAATGTGATTATATTAGCACCATCTAGTGTATGAAGTATGATGAAGTAGTTTTATTACAAAggttgaaactgttttttaaggTTTAAAAAAGAGACAGTAAACACAT encodes the following:
- the tmem138 gene encoding transmembrane protein 138 — translated: MLQTSNYSLVLLIQLTLLAYDLFVNSFSELLRGAPVIQLVLFIIQDIAILFSVIIILLMMFNTYVFQVGLVSLLLERFRALLMVSALYLTLSICLHCWVLNLRWLESNRFVWTDGLQALFVFQRTAAVLYYYFYKRTAEFMGDPRLYEDSLWLRDAFARARQ
- the cracr2b gene encoding EF-hand calcium-binding domain-containing protein 4A isoform X1, with product MFSGKENVFVMLKWLNDGEVLVAQGSGEAVPASPRPRGLSAGSPMPGRGRSPQSSPSSRESVPGSPHSETMGKAKELFVLCDKEGKGFITKRDMQRLQGELPLSPEQLETVFESLDRESNGFLTAAEFNTGLGELMELDDTTELSQEEAEEDIDRLDWPQDPAEVRFVNILMELGADKLFKDQQELCSLWCELQRDRPELLSVLEGILIHAVSYLQDSIRERDSLEQALRRRESEHDHVVRSIYEEMESQIREEREKHLAQDSIRQKERGKQLEEELKIREQELENTLTKQKELETKIQQLHYEQSNIKSQNQQLQSLNIQLQEQVESSREQLQAALGQLSVLELDAAQEQVARQRNVVKVSRNMQKEKDSLLRQLELLRDMNKRLRDEKDAQQSQKRPPHETKTLLKKGSVIGNYLLQDKPLKRQLSSSDELEQDKDREMTNSSKKHQPSCRVRFENEQMQTQSTNVSPERLFKVVFLGNSEVGKTSFIQHYCTGHFHNKMSATVGVDFQMKTLNLGSTTITLQLWDTAGQERFRSITEQYYRKADGILAMYDITHYPSFTAVRGWMDSVKEKMCEGTVLMLLANKLDLADSHSRQVTAKEGQRLAEQYQALFYECSAKTGCNMEVVMSDLAGMLVSQINRQCADAVVLTADPAKKGCCT
- the cracr2b gene encoding EF-hand calcium-binding domain-containing protein 4A isoform X2 — protein: MLKWLNDGEVLVAQGSGEAVPASPRPRGLSAGSPMPGRGRSPQSSPSSRESVPGSPHSETMGKAKELFVLCDKEGKGFITKRDMQRLQGELPLSPEQLETVFESLDRESNGFLTAAEFNTGLGELMELDDTTELSQEEAEEDIDRLDWPQDPAEVRFVNILMELGADKLFKDQQELCSLWCELQRDRPELLSVLEGILIHAVSYLQDSIRERDSLEQALRRRESEHDHVVRSIYEEMESQIREEREKHLAQDSIRQKERGKQLEEELKIREQELENTLTKQKELETKIQQLHYEQSNIKSQNQQLQSLNIQLQEQVESSREQLQAALGQLSVLELDAAQEQVARQRNVVKVSRNMQKEKDSLLRQLELLRDMNKRLRDEKDAQQSQKRPPHETKTLLKKGSVIGNYLLQDKPLKRQLSSSDELEQDKDREMTNSSKKHQPSCRVRFENEQMQTQSTNVSPERLFKVVFLGNSEVGKTSFIQHYCTGHFHNKMSATVGVDFQMKTLNLGSTTITLQLWDTAGQERFRSITEQYYRKADGILAMYDITHYPSFTAVRGWMDSVKEKMCEGTVLMLLANKLDLADSHSRQVTAKEGQRLAEQYQALFYECSAKTGCNMEVVMSDLAGMLVSQINRQCADAVVLTADPAKKGCCT